A window of Microbacterium luteolum contains these coding sequences:
- a CDS encoding PucR family transcriptional regulator, translating to MSLEGQVQAYADRLGRPIIVFDVEFTVIAFSVHDRDVDQARLAIILSHKGSSRARESIRDYRVGQSDGPVRIPPLNGGLTRHVAPVRHEGLVVGYVSSTIPEENPDAELVDDDVLRDARAQLGVILAAMALGNREDEDRALRLVTALLHGDVEQRGRAADELLTGGLLSPAPHYTVITMSAPPPADPSSAALRLVLDRARTAIPAFPSLTAVGTVIDGEAILVVPYQIDGERLAALLTLPAFARLRAGVGGAHSPLADAHRSLREARIAGRGAAVDPMRDRVVHWADLGLDRVLLQLPLEDLTTADLPVPVQQLLVEQSGPDLAETLEAYLDCGCDAQRTAQELHVHRSTLYYRLDRVRAIIDVDLSDGLVRRELHTGLRVATLAGLRH from the coding sequence ATGAGTCTCGAAGGACAGGTCCAGGCATACGCCGACCGGCTGGGTCGGCCGATCATCGTGTTCGATGTCGAGTTCACCGTGATCGCCTTCAGCGTGCACGACCGCGACGTGGACCAGGCCCGGCTGGCGATCATCCTGTCGCACAAGGGCTCGTCCCGCGCGAGGGAGTCGATCCGCGACTACCGGGTAGGACAGTCCGACGGGCCGGTCCGCATACCGCCCCTGAATGGCGGGCTCACCCGGCACGTCGCACCCGTTCGGCACGAGGGGCTCGTGGTCGGGTACGTCTCCTCCACCATCCCCGAGGAGAACCCGGACGCGGAGCTCGTCGACGATGACGTGCTCCGCGACGCCCGTGCGCAGCTCGGCGTCATACTCGCCGCGATGGCCCTCGGCAACCGTGAAGACGAGGACCGGGCGCTCCGCCTGGTCACCGCGCTGCTGCACGGCGACGTCGAGCAGCGCGGGCGCGCCGCGGACGAGCTTCTCACCGGAGGTCTCCTCTCCCCTGCACCGCACTACACCGTGATCACGATGTCTGCGCCGCCGCCGGCGGATCCGAGCTCGGCCGCCTTGCGGCTGGTGCTCGACAGGGCGCGCACCGCGATCCCTGCGTTCCCCTCGCTCACGGCCGTCGGCACCGTCATCGACGGCGAGGCGATCCTGGTCGTGCCCTATCAGATCGATGGCGAACGACTCGCCGCCCTCCTGACCCTCCCTGCCTTCGCCCGCCTGCGTGCCGGCGTCGGAGGCGCGCATTCCCCTCTCGCCGACGCTCACCGCTCGCTCCGCGAGGCGCGCATCGCCGGGCGAGGAGCCGCTGTCGATCCGATGAGGGACCGCGTCGTGCACTGGGCGGATCTCGGACTCGACCGCGTGCTCCTGCAGCTGCCGCTGGAAGACCTGACGACGGCGGATCTCCCGGTACCGGTGCAGCAGCTGCTCGTCGAGCAGTCCGGGCCGGATCTGGCGGAGACGCTCGAGGCGTACCTCGACTGCGGATGCGACGCGCAGCGCACCGCGCAGGAGCTGCACGTGCACCGCAGCACCCTGTACTACCGCCTCGACCGGGTGAGGGCGATCATCGACGTCGATCTGTCCGATGGCCTCGTACGTCGTGAGCTCCACACCGGACTGCGCGTGGCCACACTCGCCGGCCTGCGCCACTAG
- a CDS encoding thiamine pyrophosphate-binding protein produces MTKMTGGDALTQALISEGVETVFGIPGVQLDGLTDGMYRRQDEVRLMVPRHEQSTTYMADGYHRVTGRPGVAMVVPGPGVLNAGAGMATAYACSSQVMLLAGTIPSTLVGAGLGALHEIPKQTETIEGLTKWTARPTRVEEIPELVHEGFRQMREGRPRPVALELGPDILHAVADLEVGEPFAVAAPVVPEEQVTEIAQLLAASSRPVIHVGGGVKGAKAFALLARLADLLDAPVVMSENGRGAIDARDPHALSAYALWELRETADAVVSFGSRFLTPFGQQLNIGEARLALVNIDAADLRAPRRPDIAVNADATAVLEALVARVERREAWGDELRRLREDGDDRVRAQVAPQMAFVDAIRAALPPDGIFVNELTQIGYVSTYGYPVQAPRSYVWPGYQGTLGYAMPTALGAAVGAGDRPVVVVTGDGGIGWSLQEFATAKKYGIPLITVLFEDNRFGNVWRIQRDTYGGRFIGSDLTNPDFELLVKAFGIDFALAEDADAVQRRISEAITARRPAVIKVPVDVFPSPWPFIHEPKR; encoded by the coding sequence ATGACGAAGATGACAGGCGGAGACGCACTCACTCAGGCTCTGATCAGCGAGGGGGTGGAGACCGTGTTCGGCATCCCCGGCGTCCAGCTGGATGGACTGACCGACGGCATGTACCGTCGCCAGGACGAGGTGCGCCTGATGGTCCCTCGGCACGAGCAGAGCACGACCTACATGGCCGACGGCTACCACCGGGTCACCGGCAGACCCGGCGTCGCGATGGTCGTCCCCGGGCCGGGAGTCCTGAATGCCGGTGCCGGCATGGCGACCGCCTACGCCTGCTCGTCGCAGGTGATGCTGCTCGCCGGTACGATCCCCAGCACCCTGGTCGGCGCGGGACTCGGTGCATTGCACGAGATCCCGAAGCAGACCGAGACGATCGAGGGGCTCACGAAGTGGACGGCCAGGCCGACCCGCGTCGAGGAGATCCCCGAGCTCGTGCACGAGGGGTTCCGGCAGATGCGCGAGGGTCGCCCGCGGCCGGTGGCCCTGGAGCTCGGACCAGACATCCTGCACGCCGTCGCCGATCTCGAGGTCGGCGAGCCGTTCGCGGTCGCTGCGCCCGTCGTGCCGGAAGAGCAGGTGACCGAGATCGCACAGCTGCTCGCGGCCAGCAGCCGGCCCGTGATCCACGTCGGCGGCGGAGTCAAGGGCGCCAAGGCTTTCGCTCTGCTCGCACGTCTCGCCGATCTCCTCGATGCCCCCGTCGTCATGAGCGAGAACGGACGCGGAGCGATCGATGCCCGCGACCCGCACGCCCTCTCGGCTTACGCCCTCTGGGAGTTGCGCGAGACGGCGGATGCGGTGGTGTCGTTCGGCAGCCGCTTCCTCACGCCGTTCGGCCAGCAGTTGAACATCGGCGAGGCTCGTCTCGCCCTGGTCAACATCGACGCCGCCGACCTCCGGGCCCCGCGGCGTCCCGACATCGCGGTGAACGCGGATGCGACGGCGGTGCTGGAGGCTCTGGTCGCCCGCGTCGAGCGCAGGGAGGCCTGGGGTGACGAGCTCCGACGCCTCCGGGAGGACGGCGACGACCGCGTCCGTGCGCAGGTGGCGCCGCAGATGGCGTTCGTCGACGCGATCCGGGCCGCGCTGCCCCCCGACGGCATCTTCGTCAACGAGCTCACGCAGATCGGGTATGTCTCGACTTACGGGTACCCGGTCCAGGCGCCGCGCTCCTACGTGTGGCCCGGCTACCAGGGCACGCTCGGCTACGCGATGCCCACCGCGCTCGGTGCCGCGGTCGGCGCGGGCGACCGGCCCGTGGTCGTCGTCACCGGCGACGGCGGGATCGGCTGGTCGCTGCAGGAGTTCGCCACGGCCAAGAAGTACGGCATCCCGCTGATCACCGTGCTGTTCGAGGACAACAGGTTCGGAAACGTCTGGCGCATCCAGCGCGACACCTACGGCGGGCGCTTCATCGGATCCGATCTCACGAATCCGGACTTCGAGCTGCTCGTCAAGGCGTTCGGCATCGACTTCGCGCTGGCGGAGGATGCGGATGCCGTGCAGCGGCGGATCTCCGAGGCGATCACGGCCCGTCGGCCGGCCGTCATCAAGGTGCCGGTGGATGTCTTCCCCTCGCCCTGGCCGTTTATCCACGAGCCGAAGCGCTGA
- a CDS encoding FadR/GntR family transcriptional regulator, producing the protein MAQIANAAVAVQVARALEQEITAEGWKPGHFVGRRQELAARFSVAPATLGEAIQLLRSRGIVDAKPGPGGGIFVADRSPFTQLSDQLLSLREGTATVTNCLRVLDALDGTVLHDAVEFANDADIAEVRRAAELLEASWGTPEGSGAMWGLHARIARITPNELLRSLYTNLVEYIIVEELEGATAPTTPERLQTHLDFADAVIRRDHALASSAVDRHRGSSLAAARS; encoded by the coding sequence ATGGCTCAGATCGCGAACGCCGCCGTCGCCGTACAGGTTGCTCGAGCGCTGGAGCAGGAGATCACGGCCGAGGGGTGGAAGCCCGGGCACTTCGTCGGGCGGCGGCAGGAGCTCGCCGCCCGATTCTCCGTCGCGCCCGCCACCCTCGGTGAGGCGATCCAGCTGCTCCGTTCGCGGGGGATCGTGGACGCGAAGCCGGGGCCGGGCGGAGGGATCTTCGTCGCCGACCGCTCGCCGTTCACGCAGCTGAGCGATCAGCTGCTGAGCCTGCGGGAGGGGACGGCGACGGTCACCAACTGCCTGCGCGTGCTCGATGCGCTCGACGGGACGGTCCTCCACGACGCGGTCGAGTTCGCGAACGATGCCGACATCGCGGAGGTCCGCCGTGCGGCCGAGCTGCTCGAGGCGTCGTGGGGCACGCCGGAGGGCTCCGGTGCCATGTGGGGGCTGCACGCGCGCATCGCTCGGATCACGCCCAACGAGCTGCTGCGGAGCCTGTACACCAACCTCGTCGAATACATCATCGTCGAGGAGCTCGAAGGCGCCACCGCGCCGACGACGCCCGAGCGTCTGCAGACCCATCTCGACTTCGCCGATGCCGTGATCCGCCGCGATCACGCACTCGCGTCCTCGGCCGTCGACCGGCACCGCGGGTCGTCCCTGGCTGCCGCTCGATCCTGA
- a CDS encoding pyridoxal phosphate-dependent aminotransferase: MTLEFRSVIDQMLATPNRPARSTPPPIRLSQNEMPWEPTGVIVEAMEKAARATHRYPDYHRTAARTAIAAAMGLDVERIAIDNGSGSLLHGLARLVCEPGVHGVYCWPSFEAYPAALALAGAESTPVALAEDGAMDLSAMASALRTDTRIVYLCNPNNPTGGLVGVDGIRAFLREIPSHVLVVLDEAYREFVTSEPFEATTALLEEFRNLVILRTLSKSHGLAGVRAGYAVTTPRTAEALRRTSVGFALNSIAEAAVIAAFSPEGQRVAAERVATIVSERARMEDALRAAGVSFLPSQSNFLFLQGDAADLLARFEAQGVLARPFPHAGGVRVTVGLPAENDAALAALR, encoded by the coding sequence ATGACGCTCGAGTTCCGCAGCGTGATCGACCAGATGCTCGCCACCCCGAACCGGCCGGCGAGATCGACCCCGCCACCGATCCGCCTCTCCCAGAACGAGATGCCCTGGGAGCCCACCGGTGTGATCGTCGAGGCGATGGAGAAGGCGGCTCGTGCGACGCACCGCTACCCCGACTACCACCGCACGGCGGCGCGCACCGCGATCGCTGCGGCGATGGGACTCGACGTCGAACGGATCGCGATCGACAACGGCTCCGGCTCGCTGCTGCACGGCCTCGCCCGCCTCGTCTGTGAGCCCGGGGTGCACGGCGTGTACTGTTGGCCGTCCTTCGAGGCGTACCCCGCGGCGCTCGCGCTCGCCGGCGCCGAGAGCACGCCCGTCGCGCTTGCCGAGGACGGTGCGATGGATCTCTCGGCGATGGCGTCGGCGCTCCGCACCGATACGCGCATCGTCTACCTGTGCAATCCGAACAATCCCACGGGCGGACTCGTCGGCGTCGACGGCATCCGCGCGTTCCTCCGCGAGATCCCCTCGCATGTCTTGGTGGTCCTCGACGAGGCCTACCGCGAGTTCGTCACGTCCGAACCCTTCGAGGCGACGACCGCACTGCTCGAGGAGTTCCGCAACCTCGTCATCCTGCGCACGCTCTCGAAGTCGCACGGCCTCGCCGGCGTTCGCGCCGGCTATGCCGTGACGACGCCGCGCACCGCCGAGGCGCTGCGGCGCACCTCTGTCGGATTCGCGCTCAACAGCATCGCCGAGGCGGCGGTGATCGCCGCCTTCAGCCCCGAAGGACAGCGGGTCGCCGCTGAGCGCGTCGCGACGATCGTGAGCGAGCGTGCGCGTATGGAGGACGCCCTCCGTGCCGCCGGCGTCTCCTTCCTGCCCAGTCAGTCGAACTTCCTCTTCCTCCAGGGAGACGCCGCAGACCTGCTCGCGCGCTTCGAGGCGCAGGGCGTGCTCGCACGCCCGTTCCCGCACGCCGGGGGCGTGCGCGTGACGGTCGGACTGCCCGCGGAGAACGACGCCGCGCTGGCCGCACTCCGATGA
- a CDS encoding ABC transporter permease has product MTSTMDFERDRRASQRRAFTGAGLWAVFIAALTLIFVFPVAMIVIGAFRDGLPTDDVPFSINGLVEAFQDPETWTTMGNSVILVVVCGTIAVAGGGLFAWIAANTNVPGRRLITPLMAVNLFVPPLFHTLGWIMLGNPQNGLLNQFGRMLGATGPVLDIQTWGGLILLMSLGYMPFAYLLMLGAFKNRDQSLDEAAAISGAGAVRTFFTITLPSVGPAITGAAILIAVLVFQAFDSPQLIGRQANIFVFSTQIYRYVRDQAPANYTKAFALSLVLIVLVLALFVAQRWLLRGRSFTTLTGKTSRREPQELGPVRWVFTALVVVFLLLNLVLPLFAMILGSLQPIFGVMSTGLTLDNYAEMLTDPVFSSSLSLTAWLAVIGGFGSIAIALLTTYVTARRRGFIRSYTSFAVWIPWALPGIVLALAYMFAVLYVPAFRGLYGSAFLMTLVLIVATIPVSSRIAEGALAQLSPELEEAGRTSGAGSWRVLLTIVLRLIIPSFLSGWFLSALFISGNLAVPMLLAPPGLQPVSLTAYQEFLLGNMSQGAALFMIILIAAMVVLAIAGLSMKLGARLRNGAAAPHAPLTRITP; this is encoded by the coding sequence GTGACTTCGACGATGGACTTCGAGCGCGACCGGCGAGCATCTCAGCGCCGCGCGTTCACGGGCGCGGGGCTGTGGGCCGTGTTCATCGCCGCGCTCACGCTGATCTTCGTCTTCCCGGTCGCGATGATCGTGATCGGAGCCTTCCGCGACGGACTCCCCACCGACGATGTGCCCTTCTCGATCAACGGACTGGTCGAGGCGTTCCAGGACCCGGAGACCTGGACCACGATGGGGAACTCGGTGATCCTCGTCGTCGTGTGCGGCACCATCGCGGTCGCCGGCGGCGGCCTGTTCGCCTGGATCGCAGCGAACACCAACGTGCCAGGACGCAGGCTCATCACGCCCCTCATGGCCGTAAACCTGTTCGTGCCCCCTCTCTTCCACACGCTCGGCTGGATCATGCTCGGCAATCCCCAGAACGGACTGCTGAATCAGTTCGGGCGGATGCTGGGCGCGACGGGACCCGTACTGGACATCCAGACCTGGGGCGGGCTCATCCTGCTGATGTCGCTGGGCTACATGCCCTTCGCCTACCTGCTGATGCTCGGCGCCTTCAAGAACCGCGACCAGTCGCTGGACGAGGCCGCGGCCATCAGCGGCGCCGGCGCGGTGCGCACGTTCTTCACGATCACGCTGCCGTCGGTCGGTCCCGCGATCACCGGCGCTGCCATCCTCATCGCCGTGCTCGTGTTCCAGGCCTTCGACAGCCCTCAACTGATCGGACGGCAGGCCAACATCTTCGTCTTCTCGACGCAGATCTACCGCTACGTGCGGGACCAGGCGCCGGCGAACTACACCAAGGCCTTCGCGCTGTCCCTCGTGCTCATCGTCCTCGTGCTGGCGCTCTTCGTCGCCCAGCGGTGGCTGCTGCGCGGCCGGAGCTTCACGACCCTCACCGGCAAGACCTCTCGACGCGAACCGCAGGAGCTGGGCCCCGTTCGCTGGGTGTTCACCGCCCTGGTGGTCGTCTTCCTGCTGCTGAACCTGGTGCTCCCGCTCTTCGCCATGATCCTCGGCAGCCTGCAGCCGATCTTCGGCGTGATGAGCACGGGGCTGACACTCGACAACTACGCGGAGATGCTGACCGACCCGGTCTTCAGCTCGAGTCTGTCCCTGACCGCGTGGCTGGCCGTGATCGGCGGTTTCGGCTCGATCGCGATCGCCCTGCTCACGACCTACGTGACCGCCCGACGCCGCGGGTTCATCCGCTCCTACACGTCCTTCGCCGTCTGGATCCCCTGGGCGCTTCCGGGAATCGTCCTGGCGCTCGCCTACATGTTCGCGGTCCTGTACGTCCCGGCGTTCCGCGGGCTCTACGGCTCCGCGTTCCTGATGACTCTCGTGCTCATCGTGGCCACGATCCCCGTGTCCAGCCGCATCGCGGAGGGCGCCCTCGCGCAGCTCTCCCCGGAGCTCGAGGAAGCGGGACGCACGTCCGGCGCGGGCTCCTGGCGGGTGCTGCTCACCATCGTGCTGCGCCTGATCATCCCGAGCTTCCTGTCGGGATGGTTCCTGTCCGCCCTGTTCATCTCCGGCAACCTCGCCGTGCCGATGCTGCTCGCACCCCCCGGACTCCAGCCCGTGTCGCTGACCGCGTATCAGGAGTTCCTGCTGGGCAACATGTCCCAGGGCGCGGCACTGTTCATGATCATCCTGATCGCCGCGATGGTCGTGCTCGCCATCGCCGGACTCTCGATGAAGCTCGGCGCCCGACTCCGGAACGGCGCCGCAGCCCCCCACGCCCCCCTCACCCGCATCACTCCCTGA
- a CDS encoding ABC transporter substrate-binding protein: MTFSRTTLRITTALLAAGALTALTACSSSGAASKPDKPVEVPGASAEANDYMNELYDKAVEEGKTDIVLYGPSVSAQKSLFDVFTDRFPGIKMVQQDQPDAQSITKIEAEAQSGSKIADIYDGGESPQVAAEPGICTAADVRTAPEGFEIPGEFDGRLTYYAMRYFVLVYNTDMVKESEVPKNWDDLLDPKWKGKISMGDPTVPGGIRYILTSLMVPESESTWGEDYIEKLAAQDVQFAQSEPNVPADVASGRFPIGIAVYQGFYEDVKAKGGPIAAVFPLDDGGNFMSRTGMCIIEDSPHPDAAQLYINWLYSPEGQQALAEKNRSYGWTPEAPGPEGTPPLDELKRVPFANSDPEFNQPYFDFISEQFKK, from the coding sequence ATGACGTTCTCCCGCACGACTCTGAGGATCACCACGGCTCTGCTCGCCGCCGGTGCTCTCACCGCCCTGACCGCTTGCTCCTCGAGCGGAGCCGCGTCGAAGCCCGATAAGCCGGTCGAGGTCCCCGGGGCCTCCGCAGAGGCCAACGACTACATGAACGAGCTCTACGACAAGGCCGTGGAGGAGGGCAAGACCGACATCGTGCTCTACGGCCCCAGCGTCTCGGCGCAGAAGTCGCTGTTCGACGTGTTCACCGACCGGTTCCCCGGGATCAAGATGGTCCAGCAGGATCAGCCGGATGCTCAGAGCATCACGAAGATCGAGGCCGAGGCGCAGAGCGGCAGCAAGATCGCCGACATCTACGACGGCGGCGAATCTCCGCAGGTGGCCGCCGAACCCGGAATCTGCACCGCGGCCGATGTGCGCACCGCCCCCGAGGGATTCGAGATCCCCGGCGAATTCGACGGGCGCCTCACCTACTACGCGATGCGCTACTTCGTGCTCGTCTACAACACCGACATGGTGAAGGAGAGCGAGGTCCCGAAGAACTGGGACGACCTGCTCGATCCGAAATGGAAGGGCAAGATCAGCATGGGCGACCCGACGGTGCCCGGCGGGATCCGCTACATCCTGACCTCGCTGATGGTTCCCGAGAGCGAGAGCACGTGGGGTGAGGACTACATCGAGAAGCTGGCTGCGCAGGACGTGCAGTTCGCGCAGTCCGAGCCCAACGTTCCCGCGGATGTGGCGAGCGGTCGGTTCCCGATCGGCATCGCGGTGTACCAGGGCTTCTACGAGGACGTGAAGGCCAAGGGCGGACCGATCGCCGCGGTCTTCCCGCTCGACGACGGCGGCAACTTCATGTCGCGCACCGGCATGTGCATCATCGAGGACAGCCCGCACCCGGATGCCGCGCAGCTCTACATCAACTGGCTGTACTCGCCCGAGGGGCAGCAGGCGCTCGCCGAGAAGAACCGCTCGTACGGCTGGACGCCTGAGGCGCCCGGTCCCGAGGGCACGCCGCCGCTCGACGAGCTGAAGCGCGTGCCGTTCGCGAACTCCGACCCGGAGTTCAACCAGCCCTACTTCGACTTCATCAGCGAGCAGTTCAAGAAGTAG
- a CDS encoding ABC transporter ATP-binding protein: MTQVQVSGLSKRYGSKSALHGLDLTIDSGEFVTLLGPSGCGKTTTLRCLAGLERPTTGRITMGDRVVVDTDRRMFVPADKRQVGMVFQSYALWPHLSVAENVAYPLTVARVGAKARRTRVSEMLAAVGLADFEKRPVTALSGGQQQRVALARALAARPGIIFYDEPLSNLDSKLRYQMGQQVRALHNEFETTSVYVTHDQEEAITLSDRIIVMSEGEIVQEGAPADLYDRPQSAYVADFMGFQNILPGTVVAVDGGRADIRVDGTSLVIAGTATTDVAVGQRADIAFRAAHVRTDVVASGADRSSGAGRFSATVERTTYLGSAVNLLVRADGLPLRVRVETSDLSIDAVPKAGEQLEFSVNPARAVVITREESEDDYLTVETNAIVSPR, from the coding sequence ATGACTCAGGTCCAGGTGTCCGGACTCAGCAAGCGGTACGGCAGCAAGTCGGCTCTGCACGGCCTCGATCTGACGATCGACTCGGGCGAGTTCGTCACCCTGCTGGGGCCCTCGGGCTGCGGCAAGACGACCACTCTGCGCTGCCTTGCCGGGCTCGAGCGTCCGACCACCGGACGGATCACCATGGGTGATCGCGTCGTCGTCGACACCGACCGGCGCATGTTCGTGCCGGCCGACAAGCGCCAGGTCGGCATGGTGTTCCAGAGCTACGCGCTCTGGCCGCACCTGAGCGTCGCCGAGAACGTGGCGTATCCGCTCACGGTCGCTCGGGTCGGCGCCAAGGCGCGTCGCACCCGGGTGAGCGAGATGCTCGCCGCCGTCGGTCTCGCCGACTTCGAGAAGCGTCCCGTCACCGCCCTGTCGGGCGGCCAGCAGCAGCGCGTCGCTCTGGCGCGCGCCCTGGCCGCCCGACCGGGCATCATCTTCTACGACGAACCACTCTCCAACCTCGACTCGAAGCTGCGCTACCAGATGGGACAGCAGGTTCGCGCGCTCCACAACGAGTTCGAGACGACCTCGGTGTACGTCACGCACGACCAGGAGGAGGCCATCACGCTCTCCGACCGGATCATCGTGATGAGCGAGGGAGAGATCGTGCAGGAGGGTGCTCCCGCTGACCTCTACGACCGCCCGCAGTCGGCGTACGTGGCCGACTTCATGGGCTTCCAGAACATCCTCCCCGGAACCGTCGTCGCCGTGGACGGCGGCCGCGCGGACATCCGGGTCGACGGCACCTCGCTCGTCATCGCCGGAACCGCGACGACCGACGTCGCCGTCGGACAGCGCGCCGACATCGCCTTCCGAGCCGCCCACGTGCGGACCGACGTCGTCGCCTCGGGAGCCGATCGCTCCTCGGGAGCCGGTCGCTTCTCGGCGACCGTCGAGCGCACGACCTACCTCGGCAGCGCGGTGAACCTCCTCGTCCGCGCGGACGGGCTTCCCCTGCGAGTGCGCGTCGAGACCTCCGACCTGAGCATCGACGCCGTGCCGAAGGCCGGTGAGCAGCTCGAGTTCAGCGTGAACCCGGCGCGCGCCGTGGTGATCACCAGGGAGGAGTCCGAAGACGACTACCTCACCGTCGAGACGAACGCGATCGTCTCCCCGCGCTGA
- a CDS encoding amidohydrolase family protein, which yields MTDLFTPRSDAPHIRELAEIGGRSDTRDVLAHATKQARDDYDDYFIVDIDAHVSEDHFWGEVLDLIDNDVWRQIGMDQFGKFAGNNALLNIQPGMSHQSVGGRIGHQGRKEPMAGEEGHPFVTAARRGMDAMGLDYQVVFPSAMLLLGMHPQDEVEVVLGRAFNRWLTEVILPPNPRLKGMLYLPYNTPEVCEELVEKYADNDGIIGYTVCSTRNNPVHSDVYTRLYKLIEDSGKPLAFHSGYHWGDPSFAQLNRFLSMHALSFTHYNQIHVTNWIINAMPERFPKIKMVWVESGLAWIPFLMQRLDHEVLMRPSEAPGLKRLPSEYMKEMWYTTQPMERTNMELLEATMKSFNAETQLLYSSDWPHWDWDAPSTITRLPFLSEQAKRNILGLNAARVFNLPTDRQKPPAEQVLQDRPGIS from the coding sequence ATGACTGATCTGTTCACCCCGCGTTCCGACGCCCCGCACATCCGCGAGCTCGCCGAGATCGGCGGGCGCTCCGACACGAGGGACGTCCTCGCTCATGCGACGAAGCAGGCGCGGGACGACTACGACGACTACTTCATCGTGGACATCGACGCCCACGTCTCGGAGGACCACTTCTGGGGTGAGGTGCTCGACCTGATCGACAACGACGTCTGGCGTCAGATCGGCATGGACCAGTTCGGGAAGTTCGCGGGAAACAACGCGCTGCTGAACATCCAGCCAGGCATGTCGCACCAGAGCGTCGGCGGACGCATCGGCCATCAGGGTCGCAAGGAGCCGATGGCGGGGGAGGAGGGGCATCCGTTCGTCACGGCCGCACGCCGCGGCATGGATGCCATGGGGCTCGACTACCAGGTGGTGTTCCCGAGCGCGATGCTCCTGCTCGGCATGCACCCGCAGGATGAGGTGGAGGTCGTGCTCGGCCGGGCGTTCAACCGCTGGCTGACCGAGGTGATCCTGCCGCCGAACCCCCGGCTGAAGGGCATGCTCTACCTTCCGTACAACACGCCGGAGGTGTGCGAGGAGCTCGTCGAGAAGTACGCCGACAACGACGGCATCATCGGCTACACGGTGTGCTCGACCCGCAACAACCCGGTGCACTCGGATGTCTACACGCGTCTCTACAAGCTGATCGAGGACAGCGGCAAGCCGCTCGCGTTCCACTCCGGCTATCACTGGGGCGACCCGTCGTTCGCGCAGCTGAATCGCTTCCTGTCGATGCACGCGCTCTCGTTCACGCACTACAACCAGATCCACGTGACCAACTGGATCATCAACGCGATGCCCGAGCGCTTCCCGAAGATCAAGATGGTCTGGGTCGAGAGCGGGCTGGCCTGGATCCCCTTCCTCATGCAGCGACTCGACCACGAGGTGCTGATGCGGCCCAGCGAGGCGCCGGGGCTGAAGCGCCTGCCGAGCGAGTACATGAAGGAGATGTGGTACACGACGCAGCCGATGGAGCGCACCAACATGGAGCTCCTGGAGGCGACGATGAAGTCCTTCAACGCCGAGACGCAGCTCCTCTACTCCTCGGACTGGCCGCACTGGGACTGGGATGCCCCGTCCACGATCACGCGTCTGCCGTTCCTCTCGGAGCAGGCGAAGCGCAACATCCTCGGGTTGAACGCCGCGCGGGTGTTCAACCTCCCGACCGACCGACAGAAGCCTCCAGCGGAGCAGGTGCTCCAGGACCGACCAGGGATCTCGTGA
- a CDS encoding Rieske (2Fe-2S) protein, whose product MSARVVRRDVVVARLDDLRERERIVVDVEGTELGVYFYADEVRAWYNVCPHQGGPVCQGKMMPRTVQLVRGEGGLKSGGPGFHPTDRNIVCPWHGFEFDVLTGKHPADHSVGLRPVPVRVDGDDIVVTI is encoded by the coding sequence ATGAGCGCCCGGGTCGTCCGCCGGGATGTCGTCGTGGCGCGCCTCGACGACCTGAGGGAACGCGAGCGCATCGTCGTCGACGTGGAGGGCACGGAGCTCGGCGTCTACTTCTACGCCGACGAGGTGCGCGCCTGGTACAACGTGTGCCCGCACCAGGGCGGGCCCGTCTGCCAGGGGAAGATGATGCCCCGCACCGTGCAGCTCGTGCGGGGAGAGGGCGGTCTGAAGAGCGGTGGCCCCGGCTTCCACCCGACGGATCGCAACATCGTGTGCCCCTGGCACGGCTTCGAGTTCGATGTCCTCACCGGCAAGCACCCGGCCGACCACAGCGTCGGCCTGCGCCCGGTTCCGGTCCGCGTCGACGGCGACGACATCGTCGTGACGATCTGA
- a CDS encoding amino-acid N-acetyltransferase, producing MSEYIVRPARSADIVGIRNLLQPLVEQRILLGKDLAVLYGAVQEFVVAEADGELIGCGALHVIWEDLGEVRTLLVREDWLHHGVGRGIVDRLEETARMLGLSRLFCLTFEVSFFGRRGYTPIGEQVVDPDVYSQLLRSGDAGVEEFLDLAHVKPNTLGNTRMLKVL from the coding sequence GTGAGCGAGTACATCGTCCGACCGGCGCGCAGCGCCGACATCGTCGGCATCCGGAACCTGCTGCAGCCGCTCGTGGAGCAGCGCATCCTGCTCGGGAAGGACCTGGCGGTGCTCTACGGCGCCGTGCAGGAGTTCGTCGTCGCGGAAGCCGACGGCGAGCTGATCGGATGCGGCGCGCTGCACGTGATCTGGGAGGACCTCGGTGAGGTCCGCACGCTCCTCGTGCGCGAGGACTGGCTGCACCACGGCGTCGGACGCGGGATCGTCGACCGGCTCGAGGAGACCGCCCGCATGCTCGGGCTCTCGCGGCTGTTCTGCCTCACGTTCGAGGTCTCGTTCTTCGGGCGGCGAGGTTACACGCCGATCGGGGAGCAGGTCGTCGACCCGGACGTGTACTCGCAGCTCCTGCGCAGCGGTGACGCGGGTGTCGAGGAGTTCCTCGACCTCGCGCACGTGAAGCCGAACACGCTCGGCAACACCCGCATGCTCAAGGTGCTCTGA